The Oryzias melastigma strain HK-1 unplaced genomic scaffold, ASM292280v2 sc00375, whole genome shotgun sequence sequence CCCAGGTCGGCCCACGCTCGTTACCTCAGGCTAGCTCACTCCGGAAGCCACTTCTACCTGAGAACAAAAAGCAGAGTATTGGAGGATAAGACTGTCAAGTTGGAAGCCTTGCTGTTCATGGCTCTCTGTGGAACCGATTACAGCTTCACACCTATGGGACTGGGAATTAAAAGGTTACTTTACGGAGCAATAGTGAATCGAGAGACCTTCAGGATTTGGTGCGCCAACCTCGCTACTGCACTATGGTCTCCGGGGGGAGAGGATTGTGACGATAAAGAAACGTCTCGTGATTTCCACACCATGGGCGAGGAGTTGGCCACCCTCACGGGAGTTCCCAGATGCACAAGTTCTAAGTATTGGACTAGAACAAAGTTTGAAATGATGTGCAGGACGGTCAAATACGTGTGCGACCACTGGACATTAAAAAGTCCCCAGTTTGGTCCCAATTATGGGTTCAGAGTGCACGACGGAGTTGCATACTTCCTAGAAGACAGCGACCCATAGTTGGCATCTCAAGAGTTGAAATGTGGGGGGGGATGAGTTGTATCTTGCACTCCGTGGAAGAAATGCATCCGATGTATTAGAagcatacaaacaaaaaaataataaaagacacaTACAAACACCACCACAGTGTCAGAGCTTTATTTCAGAGAGGACAACCATACTTACGCAGGTCCAACTCGAAACAACCTGACTCTGGCTATGATTACCTTGTGACTAAACTTTTCTGGGAAGGCAATGTCCTTTTCAAATCCCAAAGACCTCTCAAAACCAAGATTGGAGATACGTCTGCACCGACTCAGAGGAGAAACGTTGGCTGACGTAGTTTCCAATTACAATAGAACCCTGAGATTTTCAGAGTCTGACCCGAGTAGAGATGAAGACAGATCAGAAACTCACTCAAAAAAACAAGACGAGGGCCCCAGACCATATCCCCGCAAGGCTTACAAATGCAAAACTGAAGTCTACGAACAAGAAGGGTCACAAACTGACTCAGAAGAGGAAGACAGAGGCCCCGGGCCATCCAGCGACCCAGCCTACGAGTGTGAAACTGAAGTCGACGAACAAGAAGGGTCACAACATGACTCACAAGAGGAAGACAGAGGCCCCGGACCATCTCACGACCAAGCCTATGAGTGCGAGACTGACGTGGAAAGTCAAGACGAAAATGAGCGAGACGACGATGAAGATGACGACAATGAGAGCATTGCCGGCCACGAGAGTGCAACAGACGTGGATGAGCAAGACGAAGACTTAGGGGACGACAGTCACAATGAGGAAGACATCGAAGAAGATCAACCAGAGGAGCTTGAACTTTCGGAGAGAGCGAGCGTGTACCCTGACACTTTTTCCTCCAAGAACGGCGAAATAGTATGGTCCATAGCTGAGCGCAATGAGTTGAGATGCCTGAGATCCTCTCCTCACCAGCCTGTGGGTCCTACTCTGGAGGCGAGAGAGGGGGCTCGAGACATACTCTcctcatttcttttgtttttcacttcaaatgtggAGAGGCTGATTTTGCTAGCAAGCAACCACCAAAGCGCAGGGAGTGCCTCAAAACCCATGGACGAAATTGACCTGAGGGCCTACGTGGGACTGCTGATCTTGGCCGGAGTGTACAGGTCTCGAGGCGAAGCTCTAGCAAGCCTGTGGGAACCCGAATGCGGACGAGCGATCTTCAGGGCTACTATGTCCCTAAAAACTTTCTACCGCCGCTCTGTGATGCTCAGGTTCGACGATCGTGAAACTAGAGCCTCCAGGAGCGCCACGGACAAACTGGCCGCATTCAGGGAGGTGTGGGAAGAGTGGTGTGATCGGCTTCCGAAGCTTTACAACATTGGATCCGAGGTCACAGTGGACGAACGGGTTGTCCCTTTTAAAGGTTTGGTTACAGCCTTTGTCTAATACTTCTCACAGTTCCTCTTCAGTCACATTGACAAtttgctttcttttctttttcaactgttGTTTTCAGGACGTTGTTCTTTCAAGCAGTACATCCCCAACAAGCCGGCCAAGTACGGCCTCAAACTGTGGGTTGCGTGTGACGCCCGGACGAGCTACGCTTGGAGAGTTCAACCGTACATGGGCAAACCAACTTCGGGCGGTCGAGAGAAGAACCTCGGGTCGCGCGTTGTGTTAGATCTCGTCCAGGGACTGGAGCACCGCCACGTAACATGCGACAATTTCTTCACCTCGTACCCTCTCGCCACTGAGCTGCTGAAACACAACAACACCCTGCTAGGCACGATCAGAAGCAACAAACCCGAACTGCCTCCTGAGCTGACGTCTGTCCGCGGGCGGGAGGTGTTCTCTTCCAGGTTTGCCTTCACAGATGTGGCCACATTGGTATCCTACGTGCCCAGAAAGAACAGAAATGTTCTACTCCTGAGCACTAGGCACTCGACGGTCGAAATATGCCATGAGCGGAAGAACAAAAAACCAAGGATTATCTTGGATTACAATGGAACCAAAGGCGGCGTGGACAACCTTGACAAACTCTTGGCAACGTACAGCTGCAGGAGAATGACCAAGCGTTGGCCCATGGCTATGTTCCACAACGTAATTGACGTGTCGGCGTACAACGCGTACGTGATATGGAGGGAAACGCACCCTGACTGGATGCCGGGAAAACGCAACCGAAGGAGACTGTTCCTGGAGCAGCTGGGCAAAGATCTCATCAGACCACTCATACTGCGCAGGAAGGGAGTTCCGCGCACTAAGGATGCCTACGATCTCATGGTCAGCATGCGAGGAGACAGCCGTATCGCCGCAGACGGGAAAAGAAAACGATGTCAGATATGCCCGCGCTCCAAGGATGCAAAGACGCGCACCTCTTGCAAGGGGTGCGGAAAGTACATCTGCGGTGGCTGCACGGTCCCCCTTTGCCCAGTTTGCTCTGAGCGCGGAGATGGGGACTCTGACAGTGATCCCGCTGTCACGGCATGTGGTGTCAAACGTAGTAACTTGTGAAACCTCAACTCCCACAGTCTGGTGCCGAGCTACTGAAAATCtcgtctgtatttttttttttcttgtgtaacTGCATGTTGTTCCTTGAAATAAAGCTGAGAATCACCTTCAAACAAATGCATTTGAGTCTGTTTTGTTAGTCCTGTGTGCCTTTTTGTAACTCCATAAATGAAGTAGTCCACACAAACGCTGGGTCTTTTTTGATCAAATAGGTCTGTTTCGTAAAAAAGACTTGTACAGACAAGAGCCGTTTGATGGTGGGGCAtcgattgattttattttatcaaatacatgttttacaaaTTTCCTCATCTCCGTTGCTGAGGCAAATAACTGGGAAGAATGCACCACTGACAACAACTAAATCATTGAGTCATCGTCTCCCCTCTCAATTGTGTAGCGCCATAATGCTGAATCGCAAGCGGTCTACAGCCTTGCGGAGAGGAAAGAGAGGTCGTGACGATAGAGAGCACGGTAGAGAAGGAGAACTGGGGAATGAGAACTCCTGCGAATATGAGTGTTCTCACATGGACATGATCGCTTCGCTGAGACGTGAGATCGTAGAACTGAAGGGCGCTCTGGACAGAAGCGAAAGGAAGCATGAAGGGAGCACACTCTACAAACGGACCGACGTGCAGCCAGCCGTTCAAGAGTTAGGCGAGAACCCTAAGCGAGCCGAGGAAGCACTCATCCGTACGGCCTACGAGCTGGAGGTGTGCAAGAGGGATCTTGAAGAGGCGAGGCAAGCTCTCAGCAACGCGCTGGAAGACCGCAAAGCCCTCTGTGTCAAGCTGAGGGAAAACACAGCCGTGGACGGCAGGACGTGTCCTAGGCGAGGAGAGAACGAACCCGGTCAGTCCCACCCTCACCTGGACTGGGTCGGCAGACATTTTTTGGCAGTCTCGCTGCCCGAAGATCGCACGTTCAAACCGGGAGAAGCCGTGACTCCGGTCGGGGTGTTGCAGAAGCTGTTTGAGATGAGGATGGGCGAAAGGCGATCGGCTGGGTTCAGCATACTGTTGGAAAATGTCAACATTGCACTCTCCCAGAAGGAGCCTGAGTGGTATGCAAAACACTTTGGCTTCACCAGACCTCGCATTCACGCC is a genomic window containing:
- the LOC112141768 gene encoding piggyBac transposable element-derived protein 4-like, encoding MSFSNPKDLSKPRLEIRLHRLRGETLADVVSNYNRTLRFSESDPSRDEDRSETHSKKQDEGPRPYPRKAYKCKTEVYEQEGSQTDSEEEDRGPGPSSDPAYECETEVDEQEGSQHDSQEEDRGPGPSHDQAYECETDVESQDENERDDDEDDDNESIAGHESATDVDEQDEDLGDDSHNEEDIEEDQPEELELSERASVYPDTFSSKNGEIVWSIAERNELRCLRSSPHQPVGPTLEAREGARDILSSFLLFFTSNVERLILLASNHQSAGSASKPMDEIDLRAYVGLLILAGVYRSRGEALASLWEPECGRAIFRATMSLKTFYRRSVMLRFDDRETRASRSATDKLAAFREVWEEWCDRLPKLYNIGSEVTVDERVVPFKGRCSFKQYIPNKPAKYGLKLWVACDARTSYAWRVQPYMGKPTSGGREKNLGSRVVLDLVQGLEHRHVTCDNFFTSYPLATELLKHNNTLLGTIRSNKPELPPELTSVRGREVFSSRFAFTDVATLVSYVPRKNRNVLLLSTRHSTVEICHERKNKKPRIILDYNGTKGGVDNLDKLLATYSCRRMTKRWPMAMFHNVIDVSAYNAYVIWRETHPDWMPGKRNRRRLFLEQLGKDLIRPLILRRKGVPRTKDAYDLMVSMRGDSRIAADGKRKRCQICPRSKDAKTRTSCKGCGKYICGGCTVPLCPVCSERGDGDSDSDPAVTACGVKRSNL